In Chloracidobacterium sp., the following proteins share a genomic window:
- a CDS encoding alpha/beta hydrolase, protein MKTITYFLTMLLSTVAFAQHKPTAGYAPVNGLKMYYEIHGSGEPVVLLHGAFMAISDDNWSVLINELAKTRKVIAVEMQGHGRTADIKRDIAYENLSDDVAGLLDYLKIEKADIIGYSLGAGTAMMTAIRHPEKVRKVVSISHPIRRDGWVQAANDFWPNFSLEMMKGTPAETEREKLNPIPGSFPAFFAHIKAAAMRPWDFGADKFKATKAPMFFIFGDADGVRIEHIAEMYSLKGGGHIHGDMMPRSESRLAIIPDTTHVTLMNRMAVIIPMISDFFDAKPPKT, encoded by the coding sequence ATGAAGACGATAACTTATTTTCTAACAATGCTCCTGTCAACCGTCGCATTCGCACAGCACAAGCCAACGGCGGGTTATGCACCGGTCAACGGGTTGAAGATGTACTACGAGATACACGGCAGCGGCGAGCCGGTGGTTTTGCTGCATGGGGCGTTTATGGCGATCTCGGACGACAACTGGAGTGTGTTGATCAACGAGCTTGCCAAAACGCGGAAGGTGATCGCGGTCGAGATGCAGGGTCATGGGCGGACGGCGGACATCAAACGCGATATTGCTTATGAAAACCTTTCGGACGATGTTGCCGGGCTGCTTGACTATTTGAAGATCGAAAAAGCAGACATTATTGGCTACAGCCTCGGTGCCGGTACGGCAATGATGACGGCGATCCGCCACCCGGAAAAGGTGCGAAAGGTTGTCAGCATTTCGCACCCGATCCGCCGCGACGGTTGGGTTCAGGCTGCCAACGACTTTTGGCCAAACTTCTCGTTAGAAATGATGAAAGGAACACCCGCCGAAACCGAGCGCGAGAAGCTTAATCCAATTCCCGGCAGCTTCCCCGCTTTTTTCGCTCACATCAAAGCGGCGGCGATGCGCCCGTGGGATTTTGGTGCCGATAAATTCAAGGCCACCAAAGCGCCGATGTTTTTCATCTTCGGCGACGCCGACGGTGTGCGGATCGAGCATATCGCTGAAATGTACAGCCTCAAAGGTGGCGGCCATATCCATGGCGATATGATGCCGCGTTCGGAATCGCGGCTCGCCATCATCCCCGATACGACGCACGTCACGCTGATGAACCGCATGGCCGTCATCATCCCAATGATCAGCGACTTCTTCGACGCAAAGCCCCCAAAAACCTAG
- a CDS encoding VOC family protein, with protein MAKVTGIGGVFFKSKGKGADLGAWYKENLGIELESWGGAILRWADDKADDGGLTVWNAADHDTKWFNPSESSFMINYRIDNMDEMLARLKQNGVEIVGGPDLAENGKFAWIMDPDGNKVELWQPMAWDEKNKQ; from the coding sequence ATGGCAAAAGTTACAGGAATTGGCGGCGTGTTCTTCAAAAGTAAAGGAAAAGGAGCCGATCTTGGGGCGTGGTACAAGGAAAACCTCGGCATCGAGCTTGAAAGTTGGGGCGGAGCCATATTGCGTTGGGCGGACGATAAGGCCGACGACGGCGGGCTAACGGTCTGGAACGCGGCGGACCACGATACAAAGTGGTTCAACCCAAGTGAATCCTCGTTCATGATCAATTACCGCATAGATAATATGGACGAAATGCTCGCCCGGCTAAAGCAAAACGGCGTCGAGATCGTCGGCGGGCCGGATCTGGCTGAGAACGGCAAGTTCGCCTGGATAATGGATCCTGACGGCAACAAAGTAGAACTTTGGCAGCCGATGGCTTGGGACGAGAAGAATAAGCAATGA
- a CDS encoding 2-oxoacid:acceptor oxidoreductase subunit alpha — MKVNDFIVRFANVNGTGSASANALFTKAVFRMGVPVTPKNIFPSNIQGLPTWYEVRVSEKGYLGRREGVDMMIAVNPQSMKKDYADVMPGGYFLYDSSKPLPPTYERDDITHIPIPLMNLCNTEYTDARQRQLFKNIIYIGALTALFDIEFAVLEGMIGEQFKGKEKLIEPNIKALNIGLKYSRENFECPLDIRIERRDLLKDKILFGGNSACGLGAVYAGATVAAWYPITPSTSVVDAFAKYAAKYRVDPETRKNNYAIVQAEDELAAIGMVMGAMWNGARSFTATSGPGVSLMNEFLGLGYFAEVPCVLIDVQRTGPSTGMPTRTQQSDILLAAYASHGDTKHPLLFPATAKECFEMTADAFDLAERLQTPVIIMTDLDLGMNDHVTDALVWDDSRQYDRGKILTQVQLDRIYKAISNGNGNGAHIESQPDAEAEHAGEFLDQFNGKWGRYLDIDNDGIPYRTIAGTNPTRGAFVTRGSSRDEYGVYTEDGAAYQRNVDRLAKKWETAKKLVPEPEFYNSSPPYEGVAAASTDGVVLTTNKDGVIFFGTTTDSALEALELLEADGFHLDAMRPRAFPFGESFREFVASHSRIFVIEQNRDAQFRSLIIIELGTDAAKLISVLNYDGMPITADNIYRQIKEKS, encoded by the coding sequence ATGAAGGTCAACGACTTTATAGTTAGATTCGCGAATGTAAATGGCACCGGTTCGGCTTCGGCGAATGCTCTGTTTACCAAGGCTGTGTTTCGCATGGGCGTGCCTGTTACGCCGAAGAACATTTTCCCATCGAACATTCAGGGCTTGCCGACATGGTATGAGGTTCGCGTGTCGGAGAAAGGCTATCTCGGTCGTCGCGAAGGTGTGGACATGATGATCGCCGTCAATCCGCAGTCGATGAAGAAAGACTATGCGGACGTAATGCCGGGCGGCTACTTTCTTTACGACTCGTCAAAGCCTCTGCCGCCGACATACGAACGCGACGACATCACGCATATTCCCATCCCGCTGATGAACCTCTGCAACACAGAGTACACCGACGCTAGACAGCGGCAGCTTTTCAAAAACATCATCTACATCGGAGCCCTCACGGCGTTGTTCGACATTGAGTTTGCGGTGCTTGAAGGCATGATCGGCGAGCAGTTTAAGGGCAAAGAGAAACTGATCGAGCCGAATATCAAGGCCCTTAACATCGGGCTCAAATACTCTCGGGAGAATTTCGAATGTCCATTAGATATTCGCATCGAACGCCGTGATCTTCTGAAAGACAAGATCTTGTTTGGCGGGAATTCAGCGTGCGGGCTTGGTGCGGTTTACGCCGGAGCGACGGTCGCCGCGTGGTATCCGATCACGCCTTCGACGAGCGTCGTAGATGCGTTTGCGAAATACGCGGCAAAATATCGCGTCGATCCTGAGACCCGCAAAAACAACTACGCCATCGTCCAGGCCGAAGACGAGCTCGCAGCCATTGGCATGGTAATGGGAGCAATGTGGAACGGCGCACGGTCGTTCACGGCAACGAGCGGACCGGGCGTTTCGCTTATGAACGAGTTCCTAGGTTTGGGCTATTTTGCCGAAGTTCCGTGCGTTCTGATCGATGTGCAGCGAACCGGCCCTTCGACAGGAATGCCGACGAGGACGCAGCAATCGGATATTCTTCTCGCGGCGTATGCCTCGCATGGCGACACCAAGCATCCGCTGCTTTTCCCGGCGACTGCTAAAGAATGTTTCGAGATGACCGCCGATGCCTTCGATCTTGCCGAACGTCTGCAAACGCCCGTCATCATCATGACCGACCTCGATCTCGGTATGAACGATCATGTCACCGATGCATTGGTTTGGGACGATTCGAGGCAGTACGATCGCGGCAAGATATTGACACAGGTGCAACTCGATCGCATCTACAAAGCGATATCGAACGGCAACGGAAACGGCGCCCATATCGAATCGCAGCCCGACGCAGAAGCCGAGCATGCAGGAGAATTCCTCGATCAGTTCAACGGCAAATGGGGCCGTTACCTCGACATTGATAACGACGGCATTCCGTACCGCACGATCGCCGGCACAAATCCGACACGCGGAGCGTTTGTCACACGCGGTTCGTCCCGCGACGAGTACGGCGTTTATACCGAAGACGGAGCTGCATATCAACGAAACGTCGATAGATTGGCGAAGAAATGGGAAACCGCGAAGAAGCTTGTTCCTGAGCCGGAGTTCTACAACAGCTCCCCTCCTTACGAAGGGGTGGCAGCCGCTTCGACTGACGGGGTGGTTCTCACTACAAACAAGGACGGTGTAATTTTCTTTGGTACAACTACGGATTCCGCTTTAGAAGCTCTAGAACTTCTCGAAGCTGACGGCTTCCATCTCGACGCGATGCGCCCGCGGGCTTTTCCGTTTGGCGAATCGTTCCGCGAGTTTGTCGCGTCGCATTCACGCATCTTCGTCATCGAACAAAACCGCGACGCCCAATTCCGCAGCCTGATAATAATCGAACTCGGCACCGACGCCGCCAAGTTAATCTCCGTCCTCAACTACGACGGCATGCCGATCACAGCGGATAATATTTATAGGCAGATAAAGGAAAAGTCGTGA
- a CDS encoding site-specific DNA-methyltransferase — protein MDKVKERMSVLSSPELDKLIPKLARDEAELKRIQEEVATQKTVHSILVGDSQDISFIRDESVHLVLTSPPYWNLKEYNDHEEQLGHIDDYKTFLEKLDSVWRGCYQKLAVGGRMVVVVGDVLRSRREHGRHKVVPLHADIQVRCEKIGFDNLAPLIWHKIANASFEVKGNSKFLGKPYEPNAVIKHDLEYILMLRKGGGYRTPTPEQRRLSVISEPEFNEWFQQIWTLTGASTQKGHPAPFPEKLAHRLIRMFSFVGDTVLDPFLGSGTTMLAAAKVGRNSIGIEVDKTYAEQARQRFEKAFGMFDSETIYLNYAKVPHEQTVAA, from the coding sequence ATGGATAAGGTAAAAGAGCGAATGAGTGTATTAAGTTCACCCGAACTAGACAAACTAATCCCGAAGTTAGCGCGGGACGAAGCTGAATTGAAACGGATTCAGGAAGAAGTCGCTACGCAAAAAACAGTTCATTCGATTCTTGTTGGCGATTCACAGGACATTTCGTTCATTCGCGACGAGTCGGTCCATCTTGTTCTCACATCGCCGCCCTATTGGAATCTGAAGGAATACAACGACCACGAAGAGCAACTCGGTCACATTGACGATTATAAGACGTTTCTTGAAAAACTTGATTCGGTCTGGCGGGGCTGTTATCAGAAGCTCGCAGTTGGTGGAAGAATGGTTGTGGTCGTGGGGGACGTGTTGAGATCGAGGCGTGAACATGGTCGTCATAAGGTTGTACCGCTTCATGCTGACATTCAAGTTCGTTGCGAAAAGATCGGTTTCGACAATTTGGCGCCTCTCATCTGGCACAAGATCGCCAACGCAAGCTTTGAGGTCAAAGGAAATAGTAAATTCTTGGGCAAGCCATATGAACCAAACGCCGTAATTAAACACGACCTTGAATATATCCTTATGCTAAGGAAAGGTGGCGGCTACCGAACACCGACTCCCGAGCAACGTCGTCTATCCGTGATTTCCGAACCGGAATTTAACGAGTGGTTCCAACAGATCTGGACTTTAACAGGCGCTTCAACACAAAAAGGCCATCCGGCACCTTTTCCCGAAAAGCTCGCGCACAGACTTATTCGAATGTTCAGCTTTGTCGGCGATACCGTTCTTGATCCCTTTCTCGGCTCAGGCACTACGATGCTCGCCGCAGCGAAAGTTGGAAGAAACTCTATCGGAATAGAGGTTGATAAAACTTATGCTGAACAAGCCCGTCAGCGGTTCGAGAAAGCATTCGGAATGTTTGATAGCGAGACGATCTATTTGAACTACGCGAAGGTACCACATGAGCAAACTGTTGCCGCCTGA
- a CDS encoding restriction endonuclease: MSKLLPPDFDERVSRAVQQFWTGRLSSSITTQEGGRGSVIAGKNLDGFSELIRDVALYAGIPSENIIVTGKSKLTIPGYFRPTKMWDALVVYKRHLVAAFELKSQVGPSFGNNFNNRSEESIGSAVDFWTAHRESGYRVPEQEGLFQLSDSKPPFLGYLMLLEECPASTSRVRVDESHFKIFPEFVDSSYAKRYRLLIERLLSEKWYTSGCLLLSNRESGKLDGSFTSPTDTLHPRSLFADFAAALLAAVETY; this comes from the coding sequence ATGAGCAAACTGTTGCCGCCTGATTTTGATGAAAGAGTGAGCCGAGCCGTTCAGCAATTTTGGACGGGACGGCTTAGTTCGTCAATAACTACTCAAGAGGGCGGTCGAGGTTCGGTGATCGCCGGAAAAAACCTTGATGGTTTTTCAGAATTGATCCGTGACGTAGCGCTCTATGCAGGTATTCCTTCCGAGAACATCATTGTTACGGGCAAGTCAAAACTTACTATTCCCGGCTATTTTCGACCTACGAAGATGTGGGACGCTTTGGTCGTTTACAAGCGTCATCTTGTCGCCGCCTTTGAGCTAAAGTCACAGGTCGGCCCATCGTTCGGAAACAACTTCAACAATCGTTCCGAAGAATCGATAGGTTCTGCGGTTGATTTTTGGACGGCGCATCGCGAAAGCGGGTATCGTGTGCCCGAACAAGAAGGACTTTTTCAACTTTCAGACAGCAAACCGCCTTTTCTTGGTTACTTGATGTTGCTTGAGGAATGCCCCGCTTCGACGAGCCGTGTAAGAGTTGACGAATCTCATTTCAAGATCTTTCCGGAATTTGTAGATTCATCCTACGCCAAGCGATATCGACTATTGATCGAAAGATTGTTATCCGAGAAGTGGTATACGTCCGGATGCTTGCTACTGTCGAACCGCGAGTCCGGTAAACTCGACGGCTCATTCACGTCGCCAACGGACACGCTGCATCCACGCTCATTATTTGCGGACTTCGCTGCTGCATTGCTCGCGGCGGTCGAAACTTATTAA
- a CDS encoding addiction module protein, translating into MSTVAEAEELVFSLSEKERAELIGKMIRSLPSPFVAEDEDWVEEALRRDREMDEKPETVLTEEQFFTSLREYVRK; encoded by the coding sequence ATGTCAACGGTAGCCGAAGCAGAGGAATTGGTATTCAGTCTCTCGGAAAAGGAGCGCGCAGAATTGATTGGTAAGATGATACGTTCGCTTCCTTCGCCTTTTGTCGCTGAGGACGAAGATTGGGTAGAGGAAGCATTGCGCAGAGACCGAGAGATGGACGAAAAACCTGAAACCGTGCTTACCGAAGAACAATTCTTTACGTCGCTGCGAGAGTATGTTCGCAAATGA
- a CDS encoding type II toxin-antitoxin system RelE/ParE family toxin: protein MRAVLSSAAERDVKRALDYYLREAGADVADDFIDRIEAKLAQIKKNPEWYRIVAKGLRSVELDRFPYSIVYRIVNKTLLRVTTVRHHKQHPDFGLNR, encoded by the coding sequence ATGAGAGCCGTATTAAGTTCGGCTGCTGAACGCGACGTTAAGCGAGCCCTAGATTATTACCTTAGAGAGGCCGGAGCCGACGTTGCCGATGATTTTATCGACCGGATCGAAGCAAAACTCGCGCAGATAAAGAAAAATCCCGAGTGGTATCGAATTGTCGCTAAAGGTCTTAGGAGCGTAGAACTTGACCGATTTCCTTACAGTATCGTTTACCGAATTGTGAACAAAACTCTTCTCCGAGTGACGACGGTTCGTCATCACAAACAACATCCGGATTTCGGACTCAATCGCTAA
- a CDS encoding type II toxin-antitoxin system HicB family antitoxin, translating to MSGNYILSDYVELALQEAEYDKLQDSTFAGRIPSCKGVVAFAATLRECESELRSTLEDWVLVGLKLGHELPVLSNINLNRAPTYEPVASV from the coding sequence ATGTCAGGGAATTACATATTGAGCGATTATGTCGAATTGGCCTTGCAAGAGGCTGAGTACGACAAGCTACAGGACAGCACATTTGCCGGCCGAATCCCGTCGTGCAAAGGCGTCGTGGCATTCGCGGCGACGTTACGAGAATGTGAGAGCGAGTTGCGCTCTACACTTGAAGATTGGGTCCTCGTCGGTCTTAAACTCGGTCACGAATTACCGGTCCTCTCGAATATTAATCTGAACCGCGCCCCAACATATGAGCCAGTGGCATCCGTGTAA
- a CDS encoding 2-oxoacid:ferredoxin oxidoreductase subunit beta, giving the protein MTYVRSTFRHPALPKNDLGYTVDYYEGSLSTLCAGCGHDSINAAIVEACWQMNIEPHKVAKLSGIGCSSKSPAYFLSNSHGFNSVHGRMPSVATGANLANRDLIYFGVSGDGDTASIGMGQFVHVVRRNLNMVYLVMNNGCYGLTKGQDSATADAGSKSKAGSVNLFEAIDLAGLAIELGATFVGQSFSGDKEQLVPLLKAAMKHEGFALLNVISPCVTFNNNAGSTKSYDYVREHMEAISTVDFVPIAKEILTTYEAGSIRELEMHDGSMLHLHKLEKDWDPMDRLSAINAIHAAKVKGEILTGLLFIDEGSSDLHSLLNTSDLPLNALSQDVLCPGSDALSKLNSALR; this is encoded by the coding sequence ATGACCTACGTCAGATCAACATTTAGACACCCGGCGTTGCCGAAGAATGATCTCGGCTACACGGTCGACTATTACGAGGGCAGCTTGAGCACGTTGTGTGCGGGGTGCGGGCATGATTCGATCAACGCGGCGATCGTCGAGGCGTGTTGGCAGATGAATATCGAGCCGCATAAGGTGGCGAAGCTTTCGGGCATCGGGTGCTCGTCGAAATCGCCGGCGTATTTTTTGTCTAACTCGCATGGATTTAATTCGGTCCACGGGCGTATGCCGAGCGTGGCGACGGGTGCGAATTTGGCGAACCGTGACTTGATCTATTTCGGCGTTTCGGGCGACGGCGACACGGCGTCGATCGGAATGGGACAGTTTGTCCACGTCGTGCGGCGAAATCTAAACATGGTTTACCTCGTGATGAACAACGGCTGCTACGGCCTGACGAAGGGGCAGGACTCCGCGACGGCGGACGCTGGTTCTAAATCGAAAGCCGGAAGCGTGAACCTGTTCGAGGCCATCGACCTTGCCGGTCTCGCAATTGAGCTGGGAGCGACCTTTGTTGGCCAAAGTTTCTCAGGCGATAAGGAGCAGCTTGTCCCGCTGCTCAAAGCGGCAATGAAGCACGAAGGCTTCGCATTATTGAACGTCATCTCACCTTGCGTGACGTTCAACAACAACGCCGGCTCGACCAAGTCATATGATTACGTCCGCGAGCATATGGAAGCCATCTCTACAGTCGATTTTGTGCCCATAGCCAAAGAGATCCTGACCACATACGAAGCCGGCTCGATCAGAGAGCTTGAGATGCACGACGGCTCGATGCTCCACCTTCACAAACTTGAAAAGGACTGGGACCCGATGGACCGACTGTCGGCCATCAATGCGATTCACGCCGCAAAGGTAAAGGGCGAGATCCTTACCGGTTTACTCTTTATCGATGAGGGATCGAGCGACCTGCATTCGCTTTTGAATACGTCCGATCTCCCGCTCAATGCGCTTTCTCAGGATGTGCTTTGTCCCGGCTCGGATGCCTTAAGCAAGCTCAACTCGGCTCTGCGTTAG
- a CDS encoding universal stress protein, producing MRILLCYNGSKTSKAAVQSVGQMGLCKKDSVIVISVTDMHKASGQNRDVSMLAARAADELRKALPVLEVATLTAQGSPSDEIVAAASAFDIDIIVIGGCGGRIFGTPSTLSQTAQRVLSSAECTVRIVRVPYRASDHIERLLVAFDGSVGSVNAVNSIVERSWHSPATVRLLAVADSSVLGSIGRFMPQMRDSAVREQFAEQWAETLASASLRRLRTAGIESSVCVRFGDPRSEIIREAADWHADTIFLGPHARSGSAERLVMGSVSTAVASGAHCSVEIVRS from the coding sequence ATGCGGATCTTACTTTGCTACAACGGTTCGAAAACCTCAAAGGCTGCCGTCCAGAGCGTTGGCCAGATGGGTCTTTGCAAAAAAGATTCAGTAATTGTGATCTCCGTCACAGACATGCATAAGGCCTCCGGTCAAAATAGAGATGTAAGCATGCTGGCCGCGAGGGCGGCCGACGAGTTGCGAAAGGCTCTTCCCGTATTGGAAGTTGCCACTCTAACGGCTCAAGGCTCGCCTTCGGACGAGATCGTCGCTGCAGCCAGTGCCTTCGATATTGACATTATTGTGATCGGTGGGTGCGGGGGTCGCATTTTCGGCACTCCATCGACTCTCAGCCAAACCGCACAGAGAGTACTGAGTTCGGCTGAGTGCACGGTCCGCATCGTGCGCGTTCCGTACCGGGCGAGTGACCATATTGAACGCCTGCTCGTAGCGTTTGACGGGTCGGTGGGCTCAGTCAACGCTGTCAATAGTATTGTCGAGCGAAGCTGGCATTCTCCGGCGACAGTGCGGCTGCTGGCAGTCGCTGACAGTTCGGTTCTGGGTTCGATCGGTCGATTTATGCCGCAGATGCGTGACTCGGCCGTTAGAGAGCAGTTTGCTGAACAATGGGCCGAAACCCTCGCTTCGGCGTCATTGAGACGGCTCCGCACAGCCGGCATTGAGTCCAGTGTCTGTGTTCGGTTTGGAGATCCGAGGTCCGAGATCATCCGTGAGGCCGCTGATTGGCACGCCGATACGATATTTCTCGGGCCGCACGCACGATCGGGATCGGCCGAGAGATTGGTTATGGGCAGCGTGTCGACGGCAGTTGCGTCCGGGGCCCATTGTTCAGTAGAGATTGTCCGCAGCTAG
- a CDS encoding succinylglutamate desuccinylase/aspartoacylase family protein, producing MQSETVNGVQRPSLPVSGGEIVHGQHLIAAFSCDSTGPTLIVVAGLHGNEPAGVDALLRVAKLLDCAHHELNGRVYLLAGNTRALTERVRYIDADLNRIWTSSNLSKAEGTRSSAPIESSELAELQAILDHILITAKDEVYVLDLHSTSAGGRPFATVGDTLRNRAFARRFPVTIVLGIEEQLDGTMLEFLNSLGAVTFGFEGGQHLAPETVDNHEALTMLALENAGIVRRKTLQAERYRELLRQNTGGRKIYEVRYRHPVTIDDKFEMRPGYRNFDRIRRHEIIANDRTGPIKPPESGAILMPLYQKQGEDGYFLVRKVRTFWLWLSGLLRRLRLAEALPLLPGVKRQEGDPYTLEVNTRVARLFPLQIFHLLGFRKRRWHGDDLVVSRRRHDFKSPFVD from the coding sequence ATGCAATCTGAAACGGTGAACGGAGTACAACGGCCCAGCCTGCCGGTTTCCGGCGGAGAAATAGTCCACGGACAGCACTTGATCGCTGCTTTCTCTTGTGACAGCACAGGGCCGACACTCATCGTTGTCGCCGGACTTCACGGAAATGAACCGGCCGGCGTCGACGCTTTGCTGCGCGTCGCAAAGCTCCTGGACTGCGCCCATCACGAATTGAACGGAAGGGTGTATCTACTTGCGGGAAATACGCGAGCGCTCACGGAGCGAGTCCGCTATATCGATGCTGATCTCAACCGTATCTGGACGAGCTCTAATCTATCAAAAGCCGAAGGTACAAGGTCATCGGCACCGATTGAGAGTTCAGAACTTGCAGAGCTGCAGGCGATTCTCGATCACATTCTCATTACTGCTAAAGACGAGGTCTATGTTCTTGACCTGCATTCGACATCGGCGGGAGGGAGGCCGTTCGCAACTGTTGGCGATACGCTGCGTAATCGCGCTTTCGCTCGTAGGTTTCCTGTCACTATTGTCCTTGGGATCGAGGAACAACTGGATGGGACCATGCTTGAGTTCCTGAATAGTCTCGGCGCGGTGACGTTTGGCTTTGAGGGAGGCCAGCACTTGGCCCCCGAAACCGTTGATAACCACGAAGCTCTCACCATGCTCGCGCTTGAGAACGCCGGGATTGTTCGGCGCAAGACATTACAAGCTGAGCGGTATAGGGAATTGCTCAGACAGAATACGGGGGGCCGCAAGATCTATGAGGTTCGCTATCGGCATCCCGTTACCATCGATGATAAGTTCGAGATGCGTCCAGGCTACCGCAACTTCGACCGCATCAGACGCCACGAGATAATTGCCAATGACCGCACCGGCCCGATCAAACCGCCAGAGTCAGGGGCGATCCTGATGCCTTTGTATCAGAAGCAAGGTGAAGACGGCTACTTTCTTGTTAGGAAGGTAAGGACGTTTTGGCTCTGGCTGTCCGGCCTGTTGCGCAGGCTCCGCCTAGCCGAGGCCCTGCCGCTGCTTCCCGGCGTGAAAAGGCAGGAAGGTGATCCCTATACGCTTGAGGTAAACACCCGCGTTGCGCGGTTGTTTCCATTGCAGATATTCCACCTACTTGGCTTCAGAAAACGTCGTTGGCACGGCGATGATCTTGTCGTGAGTCGGCGGCGACACGACTTCAAGAGTCCATTCGTCGACTAA